TATTATCCAAACACATtctcaaatgtatttacagcGATGTAGGCTAAGAACATTAACACAAGTGCTATACTTGAATAGGATTACTGCACGACATTTTTCAGAGAAATATTTAAccatatttatttcacagcttCACTACTTTGTAGGTTAAGGTTATTGAGACAAATTATAAATCAGCAAATAAACAAGGGTTAATCATTCATTATtaagcagtatataaagtaatacaaattaACTTCCCCATTACTAGCTGACACATTTTGTGATTAATTAGAGtcacattaaattaaatgtattggagtaGTAATAGgaattttgtatattttcatgttaataatgcttttgtattttcacacaAAGAACCCTTTCTACCATGTTGAATAATTACTTTTAACTAGCTACTTAATACCTACCAAAGCTACTTGTTACATTTGTAATTCAATCATATTTTGAAGGGTGATTTCGTCAAAGCATTGGGtgatttatttcaatgtttaccTCATTGTCCCAGTTGTCAAAGGCAACTTGTCTGGTCACCTACAGGCAAATACAAATCTTATCAGAATAACAAAGCATGTAGAAATGTccaatgaaaacagagaaatgttacTTATGAATAACTGCAGTTGGCAGTTACCTGGATGTACTCCGGGTCACACTGGATCTTCTCTCTGCTGGGCAGCACAGAAACCAGCGGACACTTCATCATGAAACTATGAGGTCTACCTCCAAATCTGTTTATCCTCTTCACCAAATTCAGTGTCAGGACATGATATCCATTCTAAAAGATAAACATCAACCAGAGAATTGTCACCACAATGCCCAGCTTTGTTTACATTAATTACATATTTCTTAGTAGAGTGACCTACCTGTTGCTGGACCAAACATCCAGTGTAACTGACTCTAAAATTAAAGTTGTTGTCAGGGTCTTTGTGCAGTGAGAGTCCACAGGCAGACAGCTGCAGGTTTAGTTGATCCAGAGAAGCCAGGTTGACTTGCAGAAAGACAAAGGAGATTTTTGAGGCATTTTATGTAATATCTATGTCAATATGTTGTCCCTTATTGTGTCAGAAAGAATTACCTTGGATCCTTAAGGCCCCAGACAGCCAGAGCCCCAACCCTTCAATCCTCGCATTGTGTATCCACATCTCCATGTAATcagaaaaacatgacacatctcCTTCTGAAAACGCAAAACATTTCTGAGGTAATACTTGGAAGAATCAACAttaacaattgttttttatcacaGAAAAATATTTCTACCTGTTAATCTTGCTGTTGGGGTTTCTATCCATTCTCTTTTCTGAATGGAAATCACACTCCTCAagataaaacaatgtaaaacacTGGATAAAACAAGAAGGTATTATTCAGTTCAAATCTGTAAATGGTGCATCatttaagtatatttgtttttcagttttgctACTCACAAAGTTCTTAGTCTTATCTGATCCATTTTGCTTCCACTGATGAGAGCTTACACAGGCAGTTTGACTGTTGCCTATTTGTAGGTAAGTGACCAGACGTCATTTTGGAGGAGGAAACATcccaggtgtgtttgttttgacacGTTAAAGTGAGAAAAGAGTCTCAAAGAATGATTATTGTCTCCAGCATGTGTGAAAAAGAGTTTTCAAGTCTCCATTTAATCAAACACATATATGTGTTATATATTCTTAGGCACATCTCTCTTGAATTCAACCATCCATGGTTTCTAATTTTGGAAACTAAGTGGGGTATccacttaaatataaaaatagagTTATGTAGGTTTTAAACTTCAAAACGGGGTATAACATTTTTACATCATTCATGGTGGTATGCTATTTAATCtgtattgtgaaaaaaaaaagttatttcttGGGTGTCACTCTTGAGACCTTATTTCCTGCCTTGTCAGGAGACATTTCAGCTGTACTCTCAGAGCCATCAACATATAATTAATGAACAAAGGGTAggtgtttttaattcagtatgTTTTTGCTGGTTTTCCCTTTActtaatcatttattattatgtatctccaatataaaactaaaataaactaaagaaacacaactttaaactgCTAAAACCAACAGACTTCTTTCCCACCCCCCAACAAGCCCCCCCAGAGCAGTGAGGGACATTGTACCTGACAGCAGTGCGTCACAGATGCTATTACACCTGCTGTTAACAGTTAACAAAGCCTCACCTCAGTGCACCTGTGCTGGATGGCTTACATTCAACTGTCCTGGGACGCTTCAAAGACCTCCTTGTTCAATTCCTCATGTCAGAGCTTTGATCCTGAAGGGGAACACTGCAGAAGAAACAATCTAAACACTGTCATTCATACACtgtacaacaaacaaacaccaaaacCAGGCAGTGGGAAGCCCTTTACCTATGATTGCTACTCTGATGTTCCGAATACTCCCATTGCTTAATGAAAACTAAATGTCTGAGCTGCCCTCCCTCTCATACTAATGCTTAATGAGACCAAAGGACAGAACTTTCTCTATAATTAGAGGCCTTGTGCTCTTTATGAGGCCCGATGCCAGGCGGAGGTTGCACTAGAGCAGGAGAGGCCATTAGAGCCCGGTGAAGGCGGTgcaggtggagggggagggggctGAGTCATCTGTGGACAAAGCAGGCAGAAAGGCGACACCAGTCAGCCTGATGATGCATAATGAAGCAGGCGGAGGAAGGGCGGACAACACATTCTGATGGGTTTCATCAAGATCAAACATCCTCTACTTCCTGGATTTCtgatacacatttaaacaaataaacagagagTGGATGTCAACAACCACCTTTTAATGGAGCTGCTTAAAATATGATCTTtgttatatacatattttgtatttatgattttatatcTGTTCGTATTTTAATCCTGTATTTTGACTTGCATAACTACTGTATATGTCCTTAATTCTCATCatactctttttctttcttttttaaaaaacatttgtattccaCGAAAAGACCATCATCAAAAGTACTGCCCAAGCCCATTGTTGCCTCCTGGAGAAATAGATCTTTAAAGCAGGCCATACATATACAGTAGCTAATTATAGGTCAATAATACTGTTGCATTATTTTCAgaggttttacattttaattatctaAACAGTCTTTTGTTGAGGAATATATTAAACCTGTGAATAGCTGCACAGGTGAGTATCTCTGGCAGCTGGATGGTGTATTTAATCTATAATAAAATGCAGTTTTCCTTAACATCATACAGTGAAAAAATGTGAAACGGTGCTATTAGAAAACAGTTTCTAAAAGCTACTGGACAACAGGTGAGGTCTTTAGTGCAGAAAAACCAGCTATATCAGGCTTTAACACAGGCAGTACTTGTTACTAGGATCAATTCATTGTTGGTAGtgtcttttttgggggggcttattgtacagtaaataaacacatctggTATCAGAGGTTAGTCTGATCTTCAGCAGATTGAACAAAGCAACCATCACAAGAGAGTGAGAGCCACATCCAGCTGGTCTTACTGTCGGAGATCATATTTATGTTACCAACCATGGAACATTAAGAATGTCAGGCGTGTAAGCATACTCTGGCCTCTCTTTCTGTACGTATTAACAGCGTCCTCCGTTGTCCATTTTAAAGATTGACAAAATAAAGTTGAACACAAGTTTGTCTTTGTGAAGAAACTGAAGGGGAAGCAGATGCTGAAATCATTCAAGACAGTTCAGGTGGATCCAGGAAAGATATCTCAGAGAGAAGCTGGCAGAGGGGACCTTCAGAAACCACATCTCTTCCCGGGAAAAGACCTGCAAGACCTTGTTCTGGAATTTCGACTCAACCTACTATCAGTAtgaaaaagaaatcaatcaCACCGAGTTCACACAGCAGCGAGATTCATTTTTACTAAGGGTATAAAGGGATGTCCGTTGCTGGCAGCTTATCTTATGCAGCCTCTGTATGAAAAATGACTATATTTTAGACAAATAATTTGTATATCAatcttttaaatacaaattaattcattCAATCATTTCTTACAAGAGATTCGAAATGTTACATCAAAGTAACAAAGGCAAAAATAAGTTGAACAACTTTACATTCTGCtcttacatatttaatttagagaaacagaaaaattaTTTCCAGGTTTTATGATTTGATCTTTTGATTTTAAACTGACATGAAGTCCTTTTTTAAACCTTGTGTGCTAGCAGGTCAAGGAACTGATGTCATATTTTATAACCTCCATTATTGAAATCCAGCAGGAATATGTTGCAGGTTTGCATCAAACCACAAGCCTCTTCAGCACAGCTGTGCATCCCAGAGGTTATTCTGCAGAGGGACCTTTTTTTACCACGCTTTTACAAATTGGCACACTCACACCAAGAGGCCAAAAATGACACCTACTAAACCGCCAGCAGCATAACTACAAACAAGGACTCCTTTCGGCATAGTTTACCAAATGGACCAAATCATACCTACTATACAATATCTGGAAAACGCATTGTATTAAAGGTATACACTACATTAAGATAGCAGCTAGAGAAGGAGCCAGGTAAGGAAAATACTTAAATCAATCTATATGAAAGACGACAGGCAATTAAAAACtcaaaacctttattttacaCCGCAATACTAAAATATTTCAATACAGAAAGTGTGAATTCCTGCTGGCACGTTCAATCAGTTCTTTAAGTCCCTTTGAAATCTTAGCTTAAACATTCCAATCACTTTACaatcagaaaaaacaacacaagaaCACATCCTGCCTTACTGAAATTAATTTTGATCACATTGAAATGAAACCTACCACGTAATACTTaaattatcagactgtaacgAGGACAAAGAATAAAAGCAGTTACTGACAGATGCATGTTGTAGGTTAAAAGGCAGACTTTGTGTTGCACATGTTTGGAAAAATAACTATGACCACTACCAAGTTGCAGGTGTGACTTTGGTCCTTTTTGTGACCTTTGGAGGTATAAACAAACACCTCAGCCCAATTGAGGATGGTCCGCTCTAAATTTGGTTATGTGATGGTCCAAGGTTTTCTTGCTAGTGAGGTGAAGAAGATCCTTTTCAGGACTAAGGCAGTCGTGCAGCAATTCCATTGTTGGTTTGTGCCGGTGCCCCAACAATGTCTTCAGCTTCTCCATAACTGACTCCAACCCGGATTCAGACGAAAACCTGGGCTGTCCGTGTCCGAGGTCCCTATACATGTGAATTAAAGTGTTGGCAATTCAATTAATGTTACGTCAAAAATAAGTCACTGTCAAGATTGTATTATACCTAGtcaaattcagttttatttcagaCTTCCCTTTGAGTCACAAAACATAGAAAATGCATTCGTAACCACTTCAAACCCAAACTTTCAAATGGGAACTTGTCAGACAAACATTCTCCATATCAACCTCAAACTTCACACTTTCAGTGTTTTTCCCCACACAGACTTCACGAACACAAAGTCACATTTTCACACAGAGAGGGTGGTaacaaggagaaaaataaagcacacaaCCAGACACAGCATTCACATCAAATCAGACAGCAAGAGAAAGCTACAAAAAACTTACATATACTCATAGCACTTGacattttactgtttttaaagaattaagGTAGATAGAAAACGAGAGAAAGCAGAGACCGTAAGGGATCTCGAGACGCAATAAATGTCCATGTGATGGTCATTAGGGGCACACTCGTACTTGCTTCTTCCTCTCACACTCGCACAAAGCCACTGGTTCTTCTCCACTCTCGCAggcatttgtttctttcaaaaaaaacaattcacaaACAGTCCATCTCACACTTCTTTCATTTTGCTCTCCCGCTCGCTCGCTCACTCTCACTCAGTCCAACATCAATCCCACTCATTGATCTTGAAAAGTGAAAAGGGCAGACAAGATTTCTATATCCATAAAAAGGtgagaggaaaaaagacaaCACCCACCGTCTAACACAGTATATGCAGAGTGAAGCTGTGTTCTTTGATGGCAAAGCATTTACACATGGGAAGAGGGGAATTGATACTGAGACCGGTCGAACATTGCTGCCAATGAGGCGCTTCCTCCCGGGAAATTGGGGAAAAGTTGGTGAACTGCAGAAGAGATTTTTATGAAGGCGTTTCCAAAgaccacaaacaaaaacaaacaaaatgcaatcAACTGCATACAGATATACAATTATAATAAGCCCGTTTTACAAAGGGGATGAGGGGCTCTCGAGATACTCGTGCatgtttataaatatttatctcGCATGCACAGTCATCTctttaacattttctaaaaaacaaaaaaaaaaatggagtgtGGCAGTTTCCACTAAAACTAAACGTTTCACCCACTCAATGCATGACTACATTATCAGTCACACGCTGTATAAACTTTCtctttaacaaaataaaaggcagTATATTTTAGTAATAGGAACATAAGATATAAGCAGTCCCCAGCTGTAGGTATACTTACCAGATTAGCCTAATAGCCACTGAAAAGCTTCAAGCTATCTACACTCCCCAACTAGAAGACTTAGACTCCATAGAGGTGCCAAAGCCGGAGCTGAAGCCACTGTTGGAGGCGGTGTTGGTGCCTGCTGCCCAGCCGAGGCTGGCTGAGCTGGGGCTGCTGTAACTGGTGCTGGAGGAGCTATAGGTGGGGTCTCGGGTCGTAGTGGCTGTGCCTGCTGCCGTGGTCAGACCCTGCTGGTTAGCCAGCATGCCCATCATCCCCCAACTGCTCTGCAGCGCCGCCTGGGCAGCCGCCACCATTGCTGGGTTAAGGCCGAGAGCCCCAAAGTTAACCCCCCCACTACCGCTGCCTAGCCCTCCACGGTTACTGCCATAGCCCTGACTGAACCCACCAGCCCCAAACCGCCCTCGATCCATCATTTGCCTACTATTATTGTGTTTGGGCTCAGCATTGGAGATGTGCACACTGATGCCCTTGATGATCAAGTCCTCTCCACACAGGGCTTGGGCAACCTGAGAAAAGTGTAAGCAGAACATTATCACTGCAGTCATTATTATAAccttaatttatatttatattatataaccATTTATAGTGAATCTCACCTGGTCATCGGCAAACGTGACAAACGCAAATGCCCGGAAAGGCTTGGGAATGAAGACATCAGTGACTTCACCATACTGCATGAAGTACTGCCTCAGCTCGTCGGTTGTCATGTCCTCTGTACAGCGGCCGACAAAGATTTTACGGCTCCTCATGGGCTCATCAGGAGACGCCTGAGGGGAAAAAGTGGCACAGCGGGACGTTGAGCAGTCTACATGATAGTTGTGTTGTTTCAAGTACTGATTCTAACAAACTTTCTGAATAGGAAACTAACTGAACATGTGTGCAaggctaaataaaaaatgtccaacaacAAAAATCTCGATACTGACTACCAATAACTTATCAACTGACCCATGACAATCTAATTATTTGTACAATGAGATTCTTAACAATACAATGTGCTAACAATGGTGCACAAAATACCTTTGAGTTGGGAAGTTTGCAGTCACACCACCGTCCATCAATCATGTGTCTCTGTGCGACCACTTTGGTTTGTGTCTCATACTCGGTGAATCGGACAAACCCAAACCCTTTTGAGTTGCCAGTCTTCAAATCTCTCTTGACCTGCAACAAATACAGAAGACATTCAAGCTTTAAATACCATTTTTTACAAAACCATAACTACATATAATTTTGGTACTTTAGCCTGACAAAAAAATGATGGCAAGATGTCTCTACCTGCACCATGATGACCTCTCCGAAGGTAGTGAAGTAATCTTTCAGGTCTTGTTCTGATGTTTTCCACGGCAGCCCGAGGACAATGAGATCTGACGTCTTCTGAAAGcccctttttacttttacagcTGAGGCAGCATCTATTTCTTCCATCTTCCTTTTGTTATCTGTGGAGAACAAATAGATGAGTTACATGAGAGAATAAAAGATCAATCacatgtaaaactaaaatatattaacCGCCTCGGGTGAAGAGCCTTCGGTAAATGCAGTTCAAACCAACTATATTCAATAAgttgtttgcattatttataccaaccacattttaattgatttaatttaatgataTCTGCATGTAGTAATGATTCATTACATAGCGTGTGTATATGAGTGTATTTTTTTGTAGCTTGGTGAGCATTAACAATAGTAGCATTGAGTGTTGGTGGACAGAGTTGTCAACATGTATAACAATCACAATACAGTTTACTGTGAAACCTGTTCCAAGTGAGTACTTTGGTGTAATTTTGATACTTAACATCAACAATGCTAAGAAAATGAAAGCAACTATTGCtaaatatacaattaaatatatgttcaatatacaaatattgtgGAACATAGTAGGATATAATATTATTGTGAAAGGTCAAGCCATTTACACTATCACCTCACCTTTGGGGTAATTGACAACATAAACCAGATTTCCCCAGTCGTTCTCGGGTGCATGGAGGACCCCCTCCACGAGCCGGACCCCCCTCATGCACTGGGACTCCGGGTTCCTGTACCGAAGCCCGCACGCCCCTGGAAACTGTGCTGCTACCGAGGACAGCAAAATAGTCCCATCGTCCTCTGAGGGGATCTCCATGGGCTCTTCGTTTTCATCCTCGGCCACGCGAATGTACAACTCGGACATGGTTACGTATTGGTGGATCGCTGCTAGTGAAGGCAGCTAACAGAGCTAAAGCTAAACACAGGGATGCTACACACGAGTTTGTAGCGTCGAGTTTATAAGTGCGACGCAACAGAAATGCACACGACAGACGGACGCAGACAAACTGTGTTAAACGCAAACACTCACTCTACAGCTATATAACATTCAATATCTCGCGGCCATGAAAAACTACTTCTGTTCTTCTCCACTCGCAGCACGCGTAAACAATTTAGCTTGCTAGCTCAAAAGCTGGCTTGAAAAATGAATGACCATTCAGTTTCGCGCTCTGTTTACCGTCAACAAAGACACGAGTCGTCCTTTTCGTCGACGACCTTGTGATCGGAAATCGTAAACAAATAGCAACCCcaacaaaataatgtattcGGTGAgatttaagtaaataaatc
The Eleginops maclovinus isolate JMC-PN-2008 ecotype Puerto Natales chromosome 1, JC_Emac_rtc_rv5, whole genome shotgun sequence genome window above contains:
- the tardbpa gene encoding TAR DNA binding protein, like isoform X2 — translated: MSELYIRVAEDENEEPMEIPSEDDGTILLSSVAAQFPGACGLRYRNPESQCMRGVRLVEGVLHAPENDWGNLVYVVNYPKDNKRKMEEIDAASAVKVKRGFQKTSDLIVLGLPWKTSEQDLKDYFTTFGEVIMVQVKRDLKTGNSKGFGFVRFTEYETQTKVVAQRHMIDGRWCDCKLPNSKASPDEPMRSRKIFVGRCTEDMTTDELRQYFMQYGEVTDVFIPKPFRAFAFVTFADDQVAQALCGEDLIIKGISVHISNAEPKHNNIHQLFPNFPGGSASLAAMFDRSQYQFPSSHV
- the tardbpa gene encoding TAR DNA binding protein, like isoform X1, with the translated sequence MSELYIRVAEDENEEPMEIPSEDDGTILLSSVAAQFPGACGLRYRNPESQCMRGVRLVEGVLHAPENDWGNLVYVVNYPKDNKRKMEEIDAASAVKVKRGFQKTSDLIVLGLPWKTSEQDLKDYFTTFGEVIMVQVKRDLKTGNSKGFGFVRFTEYETQTKVVAQRHMIDGRWCDCKLPNSKASPDEPMRSRKIFVGRCTEDMTTDELRQYFMQYGEVTDVFIPKPFRAFAFVTFADDQVAQALCGEDLIIKGISVHISNAEPKHNNSRQMMDRGRFGAGGFSQGYGSNRGGLGSGSGGVNFGALGLNPAMVAAAQAALQSSWGMMGMLANQQGLTTAAGTATTTRDPTYSSSSTSYSSPSSASLGWAAGTNTASNSGFSSGFGTSMESKSSSWGV